The Streptomyces sp. NBC_01275 genome has a segment encoding these proteins:
- a CDS encoding DUF317 domain-containing protein, with translation MTVAPVGSGFATTVEALRLREWQLGPGQPTLVMDQFSAEDFHLIVDDRADVHVSSKDGRFYLGWFPLGRPGTDGEGWKIAVSGTAKVRGYHLSFDIETPADIVAAAVARVLETSRRVRQRAHE, from the coding sequence GTGACCGTAGCGCCCGTGGGCTCCGGTTTCGCTACCACCGTTGAAGCCCTGCGGCTGCGTGAGTGGCAGCTCGGACCCGGCCAGCCCACGCTGGTGATGGACCAGTTCTCCGCAGAGGACTTCCACCTGATTGTGGACGACCGTGCGGACGTGCACGTCAGCTCGAAGGACGGCCGGTTCTACCTCGGTTGGTTCCCGCTCGGCCGTCCCGGTACGGACGGTGAGGGATGGAAGATCGCTGTGTCCGGCACGGCCAAGGTGCGTGGTTACCACCTGTCGTTCGACATCGAGACGCCGGCCGACATCGTCGCCGCCGCCGTGGCGCGTGTGCTGGAGACCTCACGTCGTGTACGACAGCGCGCCCACGAGTAG
- a CDS encoding DUF317 domain-containing protein — protein MEAPLYPDFPPDPSIPPGGQPAFWVGPRHLAGDDGCLYDGVADTLSGLGWTSLTIVRGRHEPDEEPQDRQVLRSTVLHISSDTLRWAQWSLADEPFHLGDLPIAWQISARADTSSPLASWSCYFTTDVPGEAVADFLVALDARDQPAVPFAGPELVLDAVAAHGWLRDIDQPDAAATDPTFTSHISLGEVPPLIQDADPRALTTEADEPGPVGWQAWAEPALGAPCLWAASFGASAPHDLVAAFATSLSSTAPVLRQVLPEATRERLLRAPA, from the coding sequence TTGGAGGCGCCCCTGTACCCCGACTTCCCGCCCGACCCGTCCATTCCGCCCGGCGGCCAGCCCGCGTTCTGGGTCGGCCCCCGGCATCTGGCCGGTGACGACGGATGCCTCTACGACGGCGTTGCCGACACGCTCTCCGGTCTGGGCTGGACGAGCCTGACGATTGTCCGCGGACGTCATGAGCCGGACGAGGAACCCCAGGACCGCCAGGTCCTGCGCAGCACCGTTCTGCACATCAGCTCCGACACCCTCCGATGGGCGCAGTGGAGCCTGGCGGACGAGCCGTTCCACCTGGGAGACCTGCCGATCGCCTGGCAGATCTCCGCCCGCGCGGACACCAGCAGCCCGCTCGCGTCGTGGTCGTGCTACTTCACCACCGACGTCCCAGGCGAGGCTGTGGCCGACTTCCTCGTCGCGCTCGACGCCCGAGACCAGCCCGCCGTGCCGTTCGCCGGACCCGAACTGGTCCTCGACGCCGTAGCCGCACACGGCTGGCTCCGCGACATCGACCAGCCCGACGCGGCAGCGACGGACCCGACGTTCACCTCGCACATCAGCCTCGGCGAGGTACCGCCCCTCATCCAGGACGCCGACCCGCGCGCCCTGACGACCGAGGCCGACGAGCCAGGACCAGTCGGATGGCAGGCATGGGCCGAGCCCGCGCTCGGCGCCCCCTGCCTGTGGGCGGCCTCCTTCGGAGCCAGCGCCCCGCACGACCTCGTGGCAGCTTTCGCCACTTCCCTCAGCTCGACCGCACCGGTCCTGCGCCAGGTGCTGCCCGAGGCCACCCGGGAGCGACTGCTGCGGGCGCCGGCCTAG
- a CDS encoding relaxase/mobilization nuclease domain-containing protein, translating to MIPSVNNVGSRTFGLLKYLYDTGKYEDHTDPRLVASFDGMAPDPGRDPNATLEDLQQLLDQPVMALPKHARPAKHVWHTSVRATADDRILSDEEWGEIARRIVAATGIDPGDGQPGCRWAAVRHADDHIHIVATLVCEDGSRPDDFRSGKRAQAECRLIEKELGLHQVASGDGTAAQRPTSAERHKAERQGRERTAREELRETVRRAVSGARSDEEFFDRLAAAGLLIRKRAAPSGDLLGYKVALPDDLNKDGEPVFYPGARLAPDLSLPRIRERWSGGTGAEPTPRKEDMVRTGPGAPASARRGTASAAWQAVLIVEHGDDAVAAAHIAAAGEVLDALAKTSAAHTRRELRDAATAFERASRSHVRAVRGHDRAMRQAARDLVHGGPALGRGEDGATTAMAIDMLFFLITAAAHWHARKGHAQQAEAAAQAAGHLRTAYRAAAAQPLGVLYQRGRRLSRPVLQRQTVLLREALPGLAERILAEPGWYALAATIAEAEAAGHDPAALLSAAVGRRELGTAESVSDVLVWRMRRTADLPADASPLSESGTAGVQSATRRTATQTSAPGRRRSGEETSGKAR from the coding sequence ATGATCCCCAGCGTCAACAACGTCGGATCACGGACCTTCGGCCTCCTCAAGTACCTCTACGACACGGGCAAGTACGAGGACCACACCGACCCCCGCCTCGTGGCCTCCTTCGACGGCATGGCCCCCGACCCCGGCCGCGACCCGAACGCCACCCTCGAAGACCTGCAGCAGCTCCTGGACCAGCCCGTGATGGCCCTGCCGAAGCATGCCCGCCCGGCCAAGCACGTCTGGCACACCTCCGTGCGCGCGACGGCGGACGACCGGATCCTGTCCGACGAGGAATGGGGTGAGATCGCCCGGCGGATCGTGGCCGCCACCGGCATCGACCCCGGCGACGGGCAGCCCGGCTGCCGCTGGGCCGCCGTACGCCACGCCGACGACCACATCCACATCGTCGCCACCCTGGTGTGCGAGGACGGCAGCCGCCCCGACGACTTCCGCTCCGGCAAACGCGCCCAGGCCGAGTGCCGCCTCATCGAGAAGGAACTCGGCCTCCACCAGGTCGCCTCCGGCGACGGCACCGCCGCCCAGCGGCCCACCAGCGCCGAACGCCACAAGGCCGAACGCCAGGGTCGCGAGCGCACCGCCCGCGAGGAGCTGCGCGAGACGGTACGGCGCGCGGTGTCCGGTGCGAGGAGTGACGAGGAGTTCTTCGACCGGCTCGCCGCCGCCGGTCTCCTGATCCGTAAGCGCGCCGCGCCCTCCGGAGACCTCCTCGGATACAAGGTCGCTCTGCCCGACGACCTGAACAAGGACGGCGAGCCGGTGTTCTACCCCGGCGCGCGCCTGGCCCCCGACCTGTCGCTGCCCCGGATCCGGGAGCGCTGGTCCGGCGGCACCGGGGCCGAGCCGACTCCACGGAAGGAGGACATGGTCCGTACGGGGCCCGGTGCACCGGCCTCCGCCCGCCGCGGGACGGCATCGGCCGCGTGGCAGGCCGTGCTCATCGTCGAGCACGGCGACGACGCGGTCGCCGCCGCCCACATCGCCGCCGCCGGCGAGGTCTTGGACGCGCTCGCGAAGACCTCCGCCGCACACACCCGCCGCGAACTGCGAGACGCCGCAACAGCATTCGAGCGGGCCTCCCGCTCCCACGTGCGCGCCGTACGCGGGCACGACCGCGCGATGCGGCAGGCCGCCCGCGACCTCGTCCACGGCGGGCCCGCCCTCGGCCGTGGTGAGGACGGTGCCACCACCGCGATGGCGATCGACATGCTGTTCTTCCTCATCACCGCCGCCGCCCACTGGCACGCGAGAAAGGGCCATGCCCAGCAGGCCGAAGCCGCCGCCCAGGCGGCCGGGCATCTGCGCACCGCCTACCGGGCCGCCGCCGCTCAGCCGCTCGGCGTGCTCTACCAGCGGGGCCGACGTCTGAGCCGGCCGGTGCTCCAGCGGCAGACCGTGCTGCTGCGCGAAGCGCTGCCGGGGCTCGCGGAGCGGATCCTCGCCGAGCCCGGCTGGTACGCCCTGGCCGCGACCATCGCGGAAGCCGAAGCCGCCGGCCACGATCCCGCCGCTCTTCTGTCCGCTGCGGTCGGGCGTCGTGAACTCGGCACCGCGGAGTCGGTGAGCGACGTGCTGGTGTGGCGGATGCGGCGGACGGCCGATCTGCCCGCCGACGCCTCGCCCCTGTCCGAGAGCGGCACCGCTGGGGTCCAGTCCGCAACTCGCAGGACGGCCACCCAGACTTCCGCGCCCGGCCGCCGCCGCAGCGGGGAGGAGACATCGGGCAAAGCCCGGTGA
- a CDS encoding WhiB family transcriptional regulator has protein sequence MRHITTHDAPATGLRGIGDTSWHVRGACHGMDVEDADAVFFPGPRDHEEIAEAKELCGWCPVRRECLDFALENVLKEGVWGGFTEAERRPLHDGLHRRLDYRRVTAFFQGRDVHLTEAERQVVIDHAYVRGWRPDRLATALQISHKHARDLLRQAANKVLDRDRNYGVPHSKKKRKKTSKAKGTPGPAAPGTQQLAGRPATSTPAQAPLGKAA, from the coding sequence TTGCGCCACATCACCACCCACGACGCGCCGGCCACCGGCCTGCGCGGCATCGGAGACACCAGCTGGCACGTCCGCGGAGCGTGCCACGGCATGGACGTCGAGGACGCCGACGCCGTGTTCTTCCCCGGGCCCCGGGATCACGAGGAGATCGCGGAGGCGAAGGAGCTGTGCGGTTGGTGCCCCGTACGCCGCGAGTGCCTGGACTTCGCTCTGGAGAACGTCCTCAAGGAGGGCGTCTGGGGCGGGTTCACCGAAGCCGAGCGGCGCCCGCTGCACGACGGACTGCACCGGCGCCTGGACTACCGGCGCGTGACGGCCTTCTTCCAGGGACGCGACGTGCACCTGACCGAGGCCGAGCGGCAGGTTGTCATCGACCACGCCTACGTCCGGGGCTGGCGGCCCGACCGGCTTGCCACCGCCCTGCAGATCAGCCACAAGCACGCCCGCGACCTGCTCCGGCAAGCGGCCAACAAGGTCCTCGACCGCGACCGTAATTACGGCGTGCCCCACTCCAAGAAGAAGCGGAAGAAGACCTCCAAGGCCAAGGGCACCCCCGGGCCCGCAGCTCCCGGCACTCAGCAGCTGGCAGGCCGCCCGGCAACGTCGACCCCGGCGCAGGCCCCTCTCGGAAAGGCAGCATGA
- a CDS encoding helix-turn-helix domain-containing protein, with amino-acid sequence MSSEAREWVWEHSSSRGAARLVLLSIADRVADEQCISWASLSSLAKRTRASVSTVREAVERLLLAGELEQLDDLVGPQRSTVYRMPLAAEVVAQAQREQQEQEDSDTAADEPAGPAKLRLSALRRYGIRPREVPESPARVRNPAVPETGRSRRKPAQRRTGHRHSDVPATGTQNRSEPDLNRRYSSSGAAVLPAAEWQVDSATHTWARQQGHLDRLGEQGLRAADAKWRVHRAGHAPRAAEAWAADWRAWVAREHAPSRPNLYAVPGKNTAVPGGMTRTEAHTAALIAALDEPTGTEG; translated from the coding sequence ATGAGCAGCGAAGCCCGCGAGTGGGTGTGGGAGCACAGCTCCAGCCGAGGGGCCGCGCGCCTGGTCCTGCTGTCGATCGCCGACCGGGTGGCCGACGAGCAGTGCATCTCCTGGGCCTCGCTGTCCAGCCTGGCCAAGCGCACCCGCGCCTCGGTCTCCACGGTGCGCGAAGCCGTCGAGCGCCTGCTCCTGGCCGGCGAGCTGGAACAGCTCGATGACCTCGTAGGTCCGCAGCGCAGCACGGTCTACCGCATGCCCCTCGCCGCCGAAGTGGTCGCCCAGGCCCAGCGAGAGCAGCAGGAGCAGGAAGACAGCGACACAGCAGCAGACGAGCCCGCGGGCCCCGCGAAGCTTCGGCTCTCGGCTCTGCGGCGGTACGGAATCCGCCCGCGTGAGGTGCCGGAATCCCCCGCGAGGGTCCGGAATCCGGCAGTACCGGAAACCGGCAGGTCGAGGCGGAAACCGGCACAGCGACGTACCGGCCACCGGCACAGCGATGTACCGGCTACCGGCACACAGAACCGTAGTGAACCTGATTTGAACCGGAGGTACAGCAGTAGTGGTGCTGCCGTCCTCCCGGCTGCCGAGTGGCAGGTCGACTCCGCTACCCACACTTGGGCCCGCCAGCAGGGACACCTCGATCGCCTCGGCGAGCAGGGCCTGCGGGCCGCCGACGCGAAGTGGCGTGTACACCGGGCGGGCCATGCGCCGAGGGCGGCGGAAGCCTGGGCTGCCGACTGGCGCGCCTGGGTCGCCCGGGAGCACGCTCCCAGCCGACCGAACCTCTACGCCGTGCCCGGCAAGAACACCGCCGTACCGGGGGGCATGACGCGGACGGAGGCCCACACCGCCGCCCTGATTGCCGCCCTCGACGAGCCGACCGGAACGGAGGGCTGA
- a CDS encoding XRE family transcriptional regulator gives MAEGQVSPKGLMDRLNRLFDTVHPPDRGPYSNAEVAELMEKRGLGKLSGQYLWLLRTGQRDNPTKRHLEALAGFFGVDPAYWFDDAVAEKTVQELELLALLRDAKIKNVLLRLSDVSADGKDAVLGIVESVRKSEGLPPSTGA, from the coding sequence GTGGCCGAAGGTCAGGTGAGCCCCAAGGGGCTCATGGATCGTCTAAACCGCCTGTTCGACACTGTGCACCCGCCCGATCGCGGCCCTTACAGCAACGCTGAAGTGGCCGAACTGATGGAGAAGCGAGGGCTGGGCAAGCTGTCGGGGCAGTACCTGTGGCTCTTGCGGACCGGGCAGCGCGATAACCCGACGAAGCGTCATCTCGAAGCGCTCGCAGGGTTCTTCGGCGTGGATCCCGCCTATTGGTTCGACGATGCCGTCGCCGAAAAGACCGTGCAGGAACTTGAGTTGCTCGCGCTGCTTCGCGACGCGAAGATCAAGAACGTTCTTCTTCGCCTATCCGACGTCTCCGCAGACGGAAAGGATGCCGTCCTGGGGATCGTTGAGAGCGTGCGAAAATCCGAGGGGTTGCCGCCCTCAACTGGCGCGTAA
- a CDS encoding MAB_1171c family putative transporter produces the protein MKDLFHPISLVVAMLGFLCLLRDVPTRRRDPASAALAAVFLLSGLSFLFSITPMWNYLDRVLGTVNISAPLAQGCVVALLACQQVVLTYWGSPPEVARLLSRRWLWAGFAVIAGLLVLFALLTPNAPHPIDFTLYYAHDDWYAAYLTLYVTAYTIGEVFLARACWRLARRSTRGSVRVGLRIVALGATVTLGYSAVRIGNVIAGAFDTSLAEWEGFAWTCGDVGAMLTLIGWLVPTISDQAQSVRYRIKQYRSYYGLRPLWLAFYSEAPEIELPIDRVDPAQRRRFRRISIRLYRRAVEIRDGRFVIRQYLDAAVREASEARHRARGLHGMDLSAAVTADQILAGIAARAAGTRPEPDQLTEFADSERQTARPMDDIDALLDVARHLPRQPARAPHLERVPA, from the coding sequence GTGAAGGACCTGTTCCACCCGATCAGCCTCGTCGTCGCGATGCTCGGCTTCCTCTGCCTCCTGCGGGACGTGCCCACCCGGCGCCGCGACCCCGCCTCCGCCGCGCTGGCCGCTGTCTTCCTGCTGTCAGGGCTCTCGTTCCTGTTCTCCATCACGCCGATGTGGAACTACCTCGACCGCGTGCTCGGCACCGTCAACATATCCGCGCCCCTCGCGCAGGGCTGCGTGGTCGCGCTCCTGGCCTGCCAACAGGTGGTCCTCACCTACTGGGGATCCCCGCCCGAGGTAGCCCGCCTGCTCAGTCGCCGCTGGCTCTGGGCCGGCTTCGCGGTGATCGCCGGGCTGCTGGTGCTGTTCGCCCTGCTGACGCCCAACGCGCCGCACCCGATCGACTTCACGCTCTACTACGCGCACGACGACTGGTACGCCGCGTACCTCACCCTGTACGTCACGGCCTACACCATCGGCGAGGTCTTCCTCGCCCGCGCCTGCTGGCGCCTGGCCCGCCGCAGCACTCGCGGGTCCGTCCGCGTCGGCCTGCGCATCGTCGCCCTCGGCGCGACCGTCACCCTCGGATACAGCGCCGTCCGCATCGGCAACGTGATCGCCGGCGCCTTCGACACCTCCCTCGCGGAATGGGAAGGCTTTGCCTGGACCTGCGGCGATGTCGGCGCCATGCTCACGCTGATCGGCTGGCTCGTGCCCACGATCAGCGACCAGGCCCAGAGCGTCCGGTACCGGATCAAGCAGTACCGCAGCTACTACGGCCTGCGCCCCCTGTGGCTGGCCTTCTACAGCGAGGCACCTGAGATCGAGCTGCCGATCGACAGGGTCGACCCGGCCCAGCGGCGCCGTTTCCGCCGCATCTCGATCCGGCTCTACCGCCGAGCCGTCGAGATCCGGGACGGTCGGTTCGTGATCCGCCAGTACCTCGATGCCGCCGTCCGCGAGGCCAGCGAAGCCCGTCACCGGGCCCGAGGGCTTCACGGAATGGATCTGTCCGCGGCCGTCACGGCGGACCAGATCCTCGCCGGAATCGCGGCCAGGGCCGCGGGCACCCGCCCGGAGCCCGACCAGCTCACCGAGTTCGCCGACTCCGAACGCCAGACCGCCAGGCCCATGGACGACATCGACGCTCTCCTCGACGTCGCGCGCCACCTGCCCCGCCAGCCCGCACGAGCCCCCCACCTTGAGCGAGTCCCAGCATGA
- a CDS encoding amidase family protein: protein MTNDLTHQPAHVQLQALDRGEISSRELLDLHVAQIDASQINAVVTRDDGAARAAAHAADERRARSESIGVLDGLPLTIKDSFETAGLRTTSGAEDLADHVPARDADAVARLRHQGAVIMGKTNTPAYCQDLHTDNALFGPTLNPHDPKHTTGGSSGGPAAAVAAHLTPADLGSDLAGSLRLPAHYCGVYGLRPTHGLIPARGHIPRPPGWITSSDMVTPGPLARHPRDLDLLLAALTTPSPDENNPWNVTLPTAQRPTGQLRVAVWADDASCPVDRNTADAVAALEGTLASVGASVHRTAGPVGFAESLRLFEQLLHATTTAATDDAAGAAELAAARDLHTDDASPRAAILRHRTQTHRTWLRANEERLRLQQTWHRFFADGQYDVLITPAAPTAAIPAGSRSLTVDGVERSFFDQTGWANLTSHVGLPSLVMPIAHGADGLPIAVQLVGPAYSDRTLLVMAEHLASLLGGMAEGAIAPRSG from the coding sequence ATGACGAACGACCTCACCCACCAGCCCGCTCACGTCCAGCTCCAGGCCCTGGACCGCGGCGAGATCTCCAGCCGCGAACTGCTGGACCTGCACGTCGCCCAGATAGACGCCAGCCAGATCAACGCCGTCGTCACCCGCGACGACGGCGCGGCCCGAGCCGCCGCGCACGCGGCCGACGAACGCCGCGCCCGCAGCGAGAGCATCGGCGTCCTCGACGGCCTTCCCCTCACGATCAAGGACAGCTTCGAGACGGCCGGCCTGCGCACCACTAGCGGCGCCGAAGACCTCGCCGACCACGTGCCCGCCCGCGACGCCGACGCGGTCGCCCGGCTCCGCCACCAAGGTGCCGTCATCATGGGCAAGACCAACACCCCGGCGTACTGCCAGGACCTGCACACCGACAACGCCCTGTTCGGCCCCACGCTCAACCCGCATGACCCCAAGCACACCACCGGTGGCTCCTCCGGAGGCCCCGCCGCAGCAGTCGCCGCACACCTGACCCCCGCCGACCTCGGCAGCGACCTCGCCGGCTCCCTACGACTCCCGGCCCACTACTGCGGCGTCTACGGCCTGCGCCCCACCCACGGACTCATCCCAGCCCGCGGCCACATCCCCCGACCGCCGGGATGGATCACCAGCAGCGACATGGTCACCCCCGGCCCCCTGGCCCGCCACCCCCGCGACCTCGACCTGCTCCTCGCCGCACTGACGACACCGTCACCCGACGAGAACAACCCCTGGAACGTCACGCTGCCCACAGCGCAGCGCCCGACCGGCCAACTCCGCGTGGCAGTGTGGGCCGACGACGCGAGCTGCCCCGTCGACCGCAACACCGCCGACGCTGTCGCCGCCCTCGAAGGGACACTCGCCTCCGTCGGCGCCAGTGTCCACCGCACTGCGGGGCCGGTCGGCTTCGCGGAATCCCTCCGCCTCTTCGAGCAACTCCTCCACGCCACCACGACGGCCGCCACCGACGACGCCGCCGGCGCGGCCGAACTCGCCGCCGCCCGTGACCTGCACACCGACGACGCGAGCCCACGGGCCGCCATCCTCCGCCACCGCACGCAGACACACCGCACCTGGCTCCGCGCCAACGAGGAGCGCCTCCGGCTCCAGCAGACGTGGCACCGGTTCTTCGCCGACGGCCAGTACGACGTCCTCATTACGCCCGCCGCTCCCACCGCGGCGATCCCGGCCGGGAGCCGTTCTCTCACGGTCGACGGCGTCGAACGGAGCTTCTTCGACCAGACCGGCTGGGCCAACCTCACCAGCCACGTCGGCCTGCCCAGCCTGGTCATGCCTATTGCGCACGGCGCCGACGGCCTCCCGATCGCTGTGCAGCTCGTAGGACCGGCCTATTCGGACCGGACCCTGCTCGTGATGGCCGAGCACCTGGCATCCCTGCTCGGAGGGATGGCCGAGGGCGCCATCGCACCACGGAGCGGATGA
- a CDS encoding AAA family ATPase: protein MFRCSPTPYPEHEYFERETPAVETVRAQLTELLRSGRSIVLDHGLWRRSDRDEWKKTVRAVGGRPLLVYLPASKEVLLRRLAARNQRRDANALTVTPEALDDFFARFEPPTADEDAVTTVT, encoded by the coding sequence CTGTTCCGTTGTTCCCCGACGCCGTACCCCGAGCACGAATATTTCGAGCGCGAGACCCCTGCGGTCGAGACCGTACGGGCGCAGCTTACGGAGCTGCTGCGCTCCGGCCGGTCCATCGTCCTCGACCACGGCCTCTGGCGTCGTTCCGATCGCGACGAGTGGAAGAAGACCGTCCGGGCCGTGGGAGGACGCCCACTGCTCGTCTACCTGCCAGCGTCCAAGGAGGTCCTCCTGCGGCGCCTCGCGGCACGCAACCAGCGTCGAGACGCCAATGCCTTGACCGTCACTCCCGAAGCCTTGGACGACTTCTTCGCTCGGTTCGAACCGCCTACCGCCGATGAAGACGCAGTTACAACGGTGACGTAG
- a CDS encoding recombinase family protein, which translates to MFHEKISTRVKTRPKLEEALKLTYDIKEAAPDQEVILTVHELKRLARNAAELMTLSGQLQAAGVQLELLTGPLNGIYDPNGMGAMFFAVLAAAAQIERNYIREKTLEGQVAAAAKGNHGGRPKVIDDDMLLFARALKDRGVPVPEIAKKLTIKTGENAGQHPSVASVYRALADAEASEAPAGPEIIAPRRPTRVDLTGPSSGTDPELMDRLTRQALGGATDEVTATLVEQTEDGTNDVVAALLAQARHEGDS; encoded by the coding sequence ATCTTCCACGAGAAGATCTCCACGCGGGTGAAGACCCGGCCGAAGCTGGAAGAGGCACTGAAGCTGACGTACGACATCAAGGAGGCCGCCCCCGACCAGGAGGTCATCCTCACCGTCCACGAGCTCAAGCGCCTGGCCCGCAACGCCGCCGAGCTGATGACGCTGTCCGGCCAGCTCCAGGCCGCCGGCGTCCAGCTCGAACTTCTCACCGGCCCGCTCAACGGCATCTACGACCCCAACGGCATGGGCGCGATGTTCTTCGCCGTCCTGGCCGCCGCCGCCCAGATCGAGCGCAACTACATCCGCGAGAAGACGCTGGAAGGCCAGGTCGCGGCCGCCGCGAAGGGGAACCACGGCGGGCGGCCGAAGGTCATCGACGACGACATGCTCCTGTTCGCCCGCGCGCTGAAGGATCGCGGCGTTCCCGTCCCCGAGATCGCCAAGAAGCTGACCATCAAGACCGGCGAGAACGCGGGTCAGCATCCCTCGGTAGCCTCCGTCTACCGCGCGCTCGCCGACGCCGAGGCGTCCGAAGCGCCGGCTGGGCCGGAGATCATCGCCCCGCGCCGTCCGACCCGGGTGGACCTCACCGGCCCTAGCAGTGGCACCGACCCCGAGCTGATGGACCGCCTCACCCGGCAGGCCCTCGGCGGCGCCACCGACGAGGTGACGGCCACGCTCGTCGAACAGACCGAGGACGGGACGAACGACGTCGTTGCGGCGCTGCTGGCGCAGGCCCGACACGAAGGGGACTCGTGA
- a CDS encoding condensation domain-containing protein: MNTSESSTFGLSLNQLAVWYVYMLAPESPAYHLQFCSRITSVLSLDRLERALATVVAQSPMLRTTINSETGVPLQTVHASWRPSLRIYDSSTLSDEELLARIRDDYERPFNLAAHPGFRASVYCRGSDDHILLLTVHHAFIDGWGLSLLIDRICCAYAGEVPDRPIAEYLDFIRWQERFMRSSEARRQLSYWEAELDGVLSVLDLPVDRPRPSLQALRGDSVTFSVEQDTTSRLVHLARESNTSLFRVLLSVCHATIGCLADSDQVLIGVPVAGRSQPGFADTIGHFVNLLALRGDLRGEPSFRDLVHRTDGIVRSALANQDYPFAALIENLTFPRSAGRSPVVQVSFALQRAPIPEMPQFFLASSGERGFERKGLTFEPVGMGQQHGAFDLSLWLARSSRGLIGELKYNSDHYCRPTVERYTEILPTLLARVTKIPDMSVAELTRIGTNLFAANVEYKV, encoded by the coding sequence TTGAATACGAGTGAGTCATCAACATTCGGGTTGTCCCTAAATCAACTCGCGGTGTGGTACGTGTACATGCTCGCCCCGGAGAGCCCTGCATATCATCTACAATTCTGTTCACGGATTACATCCGTACTCAGCTTGGATCGACTGGAAAGGGCCTTGGCGACCGTGGTCGCACAGTCACCGATGTTGCGAACCACCATCAATTCCGAGACGGGGGTTCCGCTTCAGACAGTCCATGCGAGCTGGCGTCCGAGCTTGAGGATCTACGATTCAAGTACACTGTCTGACGAGGAACTTCTGGCGCGGATTCGAGACGATTATGAGCGACCATTTAATCTTGCCGCTCATCCCGGGTTTCGGGCCAGTGTTTATTGTCGAGGCTCTGATGACCACATACTTCTGCTCACGGTACATCATGCGTTCATAGACGGCTGGGGACTGAGCCTACTTATTGATCGTATATGCTGCGCCTACGCAGGTGAGGTACCCGATCGACCAATTGCCGAATACCTCGACTTCATCCGCTGGCAAGAACGCTTTATGCGGAGCAGCGAAGCTCGCCGCCAGCTCAGTTACTGGGAGGCCGAGCTTGATGGCGTTCTATCGGTGCTTGACTTGCCCGTCGACAGGCCGCGACCATCTTTGCAGGCACTGCGGGGCGATTCTGTGACGTTCTCAGTTGAGCAAGACACAACTAGCCGACTAGTACACCTTGCACGGGAATCCAATACGAGTCTTTTCCGTGTGCTTCTCTCGGTGTGTCACGCGACGATTGGCTGTCTTGCCGACTCCGATCAGGTCCTGATCGGTGTGCCGGTCGCTGGACGGAGTCAGCCGGGCTTCGCGGATACCATCGGCCATTTTGTCAACCTCCTTGCGTTGCGTGGAGACCTGCGCGGCGAGCCAAGCTTCCGTGATCTCGTTCACCGGACTGATGGTATTGTTCGATCTGCCCTGGCAAATCAAGATTATCCCTTCGCGGCTTTGATTGAGAATCTTACGTTCCCCCGGAGCGCTGGGCGCTCACCGGTGGTGCAGGTCAGCTTTGCATTACAGCGCGCCCCGATACCTGAGATGCCACAGTTCTTCTTGGCCTCGTCGGGTGAGCGGGGGTTTGAACGTAAGGGGCTCACGTTTGAGCCGGTAGGAATGGGACAACAACATGGAGCATTCGATTTGTCTCTATGGCTGGCCAGATCGTCCCGGGGGCTCATTGGAGAGTTGAAATACAACTCGGACCATTACTGTCGGCCGACGGTCGAGCGGTACACGGAGATTCTGCCAACCTTGCTCGCGAGGGTTACGAAGATTCCTGATATGTCAGTTGCCGAGCTCACTCGGATTGGTACTAATTTATTTGCTGCGAATGTTGAGTACAAGGTGTGA